Genomic segment of Mycolicibacterium psychrotolerans:
CCGCCGAGACGGGCGGCGCCGACATCCGGCGCTTCCGGGTTCCGCGCGTCGCGCTGGCCGTGGCCGTCGGCGCGACGGTCACCACCCTCGCGGCGTTCGCGATGGCCGCCCGCTCCGGCAGGCCCATCGCCGATCTGCTGCCCGACGCGGCGTACCTGCGCGGCCACGGCGCCAATACCGTCAACGTGCTGCTCGTCGACATCCGCGCCTGGGACACCCTGGGCGAGATCTCGGTGCTGCTGGTCGCGGCCACCGGGGTGGCGTCGATGGTGTTCCGCAACAGGCGCTTCGGTGCGGCGCCCCGCGTCGCCGACGTGCGCGACGCGGGCCAGCCCGACATCGGCAAGCTCGCCGTCCACACCACCAACAGCCCCGCGGCCGGTGACGTCACCTGGCTGCGCGGCAGTGAACTGCGCGACCCCCGCAACCGCTCCCTGGTGCTCGAGGTCGCCACCCGGCTGATCTTCCCCGTGATGATGGTGCTGTCGGCGTACTTCTTCTTCGCCGGTCACAACACCCCCGGCGGCGGGTTCGCGGGCGGCCTGATGGCCGGCCTCGCCCTGGTGCTGCGCTACCTGGCCGGCGGCCGTTACGAACTCGGCGAGGCGCTGCCCTTCGACGCAGGCAAGATCCTCGGCGCGGGCCTGATGCTCTCGGCCGGCACGGCGGCCGCGTCGCTGCTGGCCGGCGCCCCCGTCTTGTCGTCGGCGCTGATCCAGTTCGACGTGCCGGTGCTGGGCACGGTCAAGTTCGTCACCGCGCTGTTCTTCGACATGGGCGTCTATCTGATCGTCGTGGGCCTGGTTCTCGACGTGCTGCGCAGCCTCGGGGCGCGGATCGACGAGGAGTTGGGGAAGTCACGATGACGACCTATCTGGTTCCGCTGGCCATCATCGGCGGGCTCACCACCGCCGGGGTGTACCTGCTGCTGGAACGGCACCTGACCCGAATGTTGCTGGGGCTGTTGCTGATCGGCAACGCGATCAACCTGCTGATCCTCACCGTGGGTGGGCCGTCGGGCAACCCGCCGGTGCGCGGCCGCACCAGTGCCGACAACACGACGACGGCAGATCCGTTGGCGCAGGGCCTGATTCTGACCGCCATCGTGATCACGATGGGGGTCGCGGCGTTCGTGTTGGCGCTGACCTACCGGTCCTACCGACTGAACACCCGCGAAGAGGTGAGCAACGACCCCGAGGACATCCGGGTGTCCCAGCAGTCCGGCACCGAGGTCGGCGAGGAACTCGAGGGTCGTCTGGAACCCGACCGCACCCGCGACACCGACCTGCCCGACGAACTCGACGCGCTGCCGGGATACGAGGGGTCACGATGATCGGCGGTCACCTCGCCGCGGTGTTGACCCCGCTACCCGTGCTGGTGCCGATGCTGGCCGCGGCCCTGACACTGCTCGCCGGCCGCAAGCCGCGTCTGCAGCGCGGCATCGCAGTGCTGGCGCTGTCGGTGGTGCTCGTCGTCGCGGCGATGCTGGTGCACCTCGCCGACCGCGACGGCACCATCGCGCTGCAGGTCGGCGGATGGGGGCCCACGGAACCGGGCATGGGGCCGCTGGGCATCACGCTGGTCGTCGACCGACTGTCGGCGCTGATGCTCGTCGTGTCGTCGGTCGTGCTGCTGGCCGTCGTCTTCTACGCCATCGGGCAGGGCATCCGGGACGGCGACGGGAGGCAACCGGTGTCGATCTTCCTGCCGACCTACCTGGTGCTGTCGGCGGGTGTGTTCATGGCGTTCCTCGCCGGTGACCTGTTCAACCTG
This window contains:
- a CDS encoding Na(+)/H(+) antiporter subunit C, with the protein product MTTYLVPLAIIGGLTTAGVYLLLERHLTRMLLGLLLIGNAINLLILTVGGPSGNPPVRGRTSADNTTTADPLAQGLILTAIVITMGVAAFVLALTYRSYRLNTREEVSNDPEDIRVSQQSGTEVGEELEGRLEPDRTRDTDLPDELDALPGYEGSR